The sequence TAGGTTATCCACGAATCCACAGCCCCTTTATCCACCGCCGCCCCGCCGTCCACAGGATGTGCACTCAGCCTCCCCCGCACTGCCACTAGGCTGTGGACAACGTCTTGTACACAGCTGTGGACAGGGCTACTGTCGGCCCTCCCAGACCTTCTCTCCGCTGCCGGAACGCGTCAGGCGGCAAGTGCGGGGCTGTGCACACCGTGTGGATTCAATGTGGATTCCAGGCAGCGCCCCCGCGGGGCCACGGGTAGGCCGGCATGTGGATAACCAGGGGAATCCGATGCGCCCGGCGATCATCGGTGTGGATAAACAGATCGCGGTGAGCTCACGGGGGCCGCGTCGGAGGAGGTGGACCGGGCAATGGATGCAATGGACCTCGGCGCGGTCTGGGCGCGGGCGTTGGAGAACTCCCTCAACGAGAGCGTCCCGTCCCAGCAGCGCGTCTGGCTCAGCATGACCCGGCCCTTCGGCCTCATGAACGACACGGTGGTGCTCGCGGCCCCCAACGATTTCGCCAGGGATGTCCTGGAGGACAAGCTCCGTCCCCTGATCAGCCACGCGCTCTCCCAGGAGTTCGGCCGCCCGATGCGGGTCGCGGTCATGGTGGACCCCAGCGCCACGGGCTCCGACTCCGGCGTCGCCTCCCGCCCGGAGTCCTATCCACAGGCGCCGCCGACGAGTTATCCACAGAGTGGCGGGCCGCAGCAAAGTTATGCACAGCCGGTGACCTCCCAGCACCACAGTGCTTCCGGGGCTCAGCATCCCTACCCGGCTGCCGGGACCGCGGCCCCGCCGTCCACCGAATATCCACAGCATCAGCCACAGGCCCAGCCGTTCTCCTATTCCTATCAACACAGGGATGAGCAGGCGCAGCCGTACCTCCCGGCGGAGCCCTCTCCCGCCCCGCCGCCGGCGGAGCAGGGCGGCGGATACGGCCGGGGCGGATACACCCCGCGGCCCTCTCCTCCCTCGCGCTCGGAACCGGACACCTTCGAGCGTCCCGCGCAGAGCCCGGGCGCCGGCGGAGTGCACAACCGATGGGACAGCCGCGGCAGCCGCACCCAGGGGGAGCCCGCCCGGCTGAACCCGAAGTACACCTTCGAGACCTTCGTCATCGGCTCCAGCAACCGCTTCGCCCACGCGGCCGCCGTCGCGGTGGCCGAGGCGCCGGCCAAGGCCTACAACCCGCTGTTCATCTACGGCGACTCGGGCCTGGGGAAAACCCACCTGCTGCACGCGATCGGCCACTACGCGCAGAGCCTCTACGACGGCGCGCGGGTGAGATACGTCAGCTCGGAGGAGTTCACCAACGACTTCATCAACTCCATCCGCGACCACAAGGCCGACGGCTTCCGCAGCCGCTACCGCGCGGTCGACATCCTGCTCGTGGACGACATCCAGTTCCTGGAGGGCAAGGAGCAGACGCAGGAGGAGTTCTTCCACACCTTCAACACCCTGCACAACGCCAACAAGCAGATCGTCATCTCCAGCGACCGGGCGCCCAAGCAGCTCGTCACCCTGGAGGACCGGCTCCGCAACCGCTTCGAGTGGGGCCTGATCACCGACGTCCAGCCGCCCGAGCTG comes from Streptosporangium roseum DSM 43021 and encodes:
- the dnaA gene encoding chromosomal replication initiator protein DnaA, whose translation is MDLGAVWARALENSLNESVPSQQRVWLSMTRPFGLMNDTVVLAAPNDFARDVLEDKLRPLISHALSQEFGRPMRVAVMVDPSATGSDSGVASRPESYPQAPPTSYPQSGGPQQSYAQPVTSQHHSASGAQHPYPAAGTAAPPSTEYPQHQPQAQPFSYSYQHRDEQAQPYLPAEPSPAPPPAEQGGGYGRGGYTPRPSPPSRSEPDTFERPAQSPGAGGVHNRWDSRGSRTQGEPARLNPKYTFETFVIGSSNRFAHAAAVAVAEAPAKAYNPLFIYGDSGLGKTHLLHAIGHYAQSLYDGARVRYVSSEEFTNDFINSIRDHKADGFRSRYRAVDILLVDDIQFLEGKEQTQEEFFHTFNTLHNANKQIVISSDRAPKQLVTLEDRLRNRFEWGLITDVQPPELETRIAILRKKAIQEGLAAPPEVLEYIASRISTNIRELEGALIRVTAFASLNRQSVDLQLTEVVLKDLITEDAGSEITVATIMASTAAYFGLSIDDLCGGSRSRVLVTARQIAMYLCRELTDMSLPKIGQQFGGRDHTTVMHADRKIRSLMAERRSIYNQVNELTTRIKQQSRNG